A genomic stretch from Oligoflexus sp. includes:
- a CDS encoding S8/S53 family peptidase, whose protein sequence is MKRWMAAILLTWTLLLPRAYAGEAELTAALNRLETMHGFEAEADLKAIIPAFYKLPGAPDQRTVRRLFDEQRIAQWPSRLADFLGLVTILFEGMSPEEQARLHDEFIASRGLLSDFQKAITHYVRAIHPGFSGLGLGPLKLTRQGRGIRIVVFDVFEMEQLDEQRRSYPKAFIEKPLVFGRPVGLSHGNTVIDVILELAPEASILPVASDAQSYAAAMQHLAARQDLDIINLSRAFPEDPRTHGVDKVFEEALRRWTRQGILVKALGNTGSDLFGQLTRPRVEKGLGPVSSLTAYDLKLIRELYQEEAAAGLELFALNLGLFAEELALTATIPGDYLPVQKRTLAVPAEGIYSPSTETFESGSSFAAPQISAWAALLLEERRALYPDETGAASRAAVYAAMLEKADLRQHPAREWGRGHPTL, encoded by the coding sequence ATGAAGCGATGGATGGCTGCGATACTGCTGACATGGACCCTTCTTTTGCCCAGGGCATATGCCGGAGAGGCTGAGTTGACGGCCGCCCTGAACCGCCTGGAAACTATGCATGGCTTTGAAGCTGAGGCTGATCTCAAGGCGATTATTCCGGCTTTTTATAAGCTGCCTGGGGCTCCGGATCAGAGGACCGTTCGTCGCCTCTTTGATGAACAGCGTATCGCCCAATGGCCGTCGCGTCTTGCGGATTTCCTGGGCCTTGTGACCATTCTTTTTGAAGGCATGAGCCCCGAGGAGCAGGCACGCCTTCATGATGAATTCATTGCAAGCCGCGGCCTGCTTTCGGATTTTCAAAAGGCCATCACCCATTATGTTAGGGCGATTCATCCCGGATTTTCGGGTCTGGGCCTTGGTCCCTTGAAACTCACGCGTCAAGGGCGGGGGATTCGCATCGTGGTCTTTGATGTCTTTGAAATGGAACAGCTCGATGAACAAAGGCGGAGTTATCCCAAAGCCTTTATTGAGAAACCGCTGGTTTTCGGCCGTCCGGTCGGGCTTTCCCATGGCAATACGGTGATTGACGTCATACTGGAGCTTGCTCCTGAGGCCAGCATTCTTCCCGTGGCCTCGGATGCCCAATCCTATGCTGCAGCCATGCAGCATCTGGCCGCGAGACAGGACCTTGATATCATCAATCTGAGCCGGGCGTTTCCCGAGGATCCACGCACGCATGGAGTGGATAAGGTATTTGAAGAGGCGCTGCGTCGCTGGACAAGGCAGGGGATTTTGGTCAAAGCCCTTGGCAATACCGGCAGTGACCTCTTTGGTCAACTGACACGTCCCCGTGTGGAAAAAGGTCTTGGCCCTGTTTCAAGTCTGACCGCTTATGATTTGAAGCTCATCCGTGAACTTTATCAGGAAGAAGCCGCTGCCGGCCTTGAACTCTTCGCTCTGAATCTGGGACTTTTTGCCGAGGAATTGGCTTTGACGGCGACCATTCCGGGTGACTACCTTCCCGTGCAGAAGCGGACGCTCGCTGTTCCCGCCGAAGGCATTTATAGCCCTTCGACAGAAACGTTTGAATCCGGCAGTTCCTTCGCCGCGCCGCAGATCAGCGCCTGGGCTGCGCTTCTGCTGGAAGAACGCCGGGCGCTTTATCCCGATGAAACGGGGGCTGCTTCACGCGCCGCCGTGTATGCGGCGATGCTGGAAAAAGCCGACCTTCGCCAGCATCCCGCAAGGGAATGGGGGCGGGGTCATCCCACGCTTTAA
- a CDS encoding phospholipase D-like domain-containing protein: MLRRWRIAIVSALVTSFFILLALNWSSGDTRLKHVIQPLYEVDSPAFRRSLNRLLGDPVTEGNRVQALHNGNEIFPAMLEAIRGAKESINFEIYIYWKGEIGRIFTEALCQKAREGVKVHILIDWVGSSNIDDGYVEQMNKAGIQVQFYRPLKWYTLNRLNNRTHRRILVVDGRVGFTGGVGIGDEWQGDAQDPDHWRDSHFKVEGPVVGEMQGAFMLNWMKVSPELLHGDEYFPPLPHVGDAEAQMFTSSAGGNDESVRLMYLLAIASATRSVRIANAYFVPDDLAMEQMILARKRGVSIEVIMPGPYNDQPLTRLASEALWGDLLKAGVRIYLYQPTMYHTKVMIVDDVFVTVGSTNFDNRSFQLNDEANLNVFDRKFAATETEAFEKDKARSRLVTWDHWKDRPWYRRVLEVPASWLRSQL, encoded by the coding sequence ATGCTGCGACGCTGGCGTATTGCAATCGTATCCGCTTTGGTCACAAGTTTTTTCATACTCCTGGCGCTCAATTGGTCGAGCGGTGATACGCGTCTCAAGCACGTGATTCAGCCTCTCTACGAAGTGGACAGCCCTGCGTTCAGACGCTCTCTGAATCGTCTCCTGGGCGATCCGGTGACGGAAGGCAATCGGGTGCAGGCGCTGCACAACGGGAACGAGATTTTTCCGGCCATGCTGGAGGCCATCCGCGGGGCCAAAGAATCCATCAACTTTGAGATCTATATTTACTGGAAAGGCGAGATTGGGCGTATCTTCACGGAAGCTCTTTGCCAGAAAGCCCGCGAAGGCGTGAAGGTCCACATTCTGATCGACTGGGTGGGCTCGTCCAATATTGATGATGGATATGTCGAGCAGATGAACAAAGCCGGCATCCAGGTGCAGTTCTATCGTCCTTTGAAATGGTATACTCTGAATCGTTTGAATAATCGTACCCATCGGCGCATTCTGGTCGTCGATGGCCGCGTGGGATTCACCGGCGGCGTCGGGATCGGAGATGAATGGCAGGGTGATGCCCAGGACCCTGATCACTGGCGGGATTCGCACTTTAAGGTCGAGGGGCCAGTGGTCGGCGAGATGCAGGGGGCGTTCATGCTGAATTGGATGAAGGTCAGCCCTGAACTCCTGCACGGTGATGAATATTTTCCGCCTTTGCCCCACGTCGGCGACGCCGAGGCGCAAATGTTTACCAGCAGCGCCGGCGGCAATGATGAATCGGTACGGCTCATGTATCTTCTGGCCATCGCCTCGGCCACGCGCAGCGTGCGTATTGCCAACGCCTATTTCGTCCCGGATGATCTGGCCATGGAACAGATGATTTTAGCCCGAAAACGCGGGGTTTCCATTGAAGTCATCATGCCAGGACCCTACAACGATCAGCCGCTGACCCGTCTTGCGTCCGAGGCTCTTTGGGGTGATCTGCTGAAGGCCGGGGTCAGGATTTATCTCTATCAGCCCACCATGTATCACACCAAGGTCATGATCGTGGATGATGTCTTCGTCACGGTCGGGTCCACCAACTTTGACAATCGGTCCTTTCAGCTGAACGATGAAGCCAACCTGAATGTCTTCGATCGAAAGTTTGCCGCTACGGAAACCGAGGCCTTTGAAAAGGACAAGGCGCGTTCGCGGCTGGTCACCTGGGACCATTGGAAGGATCGACCCTGGTATCGCCGGGTTTTGGAGGTCCCCGCCTCCTGGTTGCGGAGCCAGCTCTAA
- a CDS encoding MBL fold metallo-hydrolase translates to MKNYRMWFLVFLLGCRTGSYEGPTSDHFDGERFFQPGVTSHKSFLDLLRWRLTGDRAEWPEWVPNTEEPNLPAEVMPGEIVVTFVNHATLLIQLPGLNILTDPSWSERASPVSWAGPKRVRAPGLPFEKLPKIHAVLVSHNHYDHLDVPTLQRLAVEHEAAIFVPLGDKGWLENEGVTRVQEMDWGQSIPLGPAVQAFFTPSQHWSARGLFDRNRSLWGSWLLQFGEHRLYFAGDTGYGPHFEKIKKDYGKVWLALLPIGAYEPRWFMKDAHINPAEAVQAHQDLGATRSLGMHYGCWQLTDEAIDRPVQDLHEALRAAQIPSADFEAAVVGRTYRFRPDSP, encoded by the coding sequence ATGAAAAACTATCGAATGTGGTTTCTCGTCTTTCTGCTCGGCTGTCGCACAGGTTCGTATGAAGGTCCGACCTCGGATCATTTCGATGGCGAGCGTTTTTTTCAGCCCGGTGTCACCTCGCACAAAAGTTTTCTCGATCTCCTTCGCTGGCGTTTGACCGGCGATCGCGCGGAGTGGCCCGAATGGGTTCCCAATACCGAGGAACCCAATCTGCCCGCCGAGGTCATGCCGGGTGAGATCGTCGTCACCTTCGTCAATCACGCCACGCTTCTGATTCAACTGCCAGGACTCAATATCCTCACCGATCCCAGCTGGTCAGAGCGCGCCAGCCCGGTAAGCTGGGCAGGACCCAAGCGTGTGCGGGCCCCCGGCCTGCCGTTTGAAAAGCTGCCTAAGATTCATGCCGTCCTGGTCTCGCACAATCATTATGATCATCTGGATGTTCCCACCTTGCAGCGGCTTGCCGTTGAGCATGAGGCTGCGATCTTTGTCCCGCTTGGAGACAAAGGCTGGCTTGAAAACGAAGGCGTCACGCGCGTGCAGGAAATGGACTGGGGTCAGTCCATCCCTTTAGGTCCTGCCGTCCAGGCCTTCTTCACACCAAGTCAGCACTGGTCCGCGCGCGGACTCTTTGATCGCAACCGCAGCCTTTGGGGATCGTGGCTTTTGCAATTCGGCGAGCACCGCCTCTATTTTGCGGGTGATACGGGCTACGGCCCGCATTTTGAAAAGATAAAAAAAGACTACGGCAAAGTCTGGCTTGCTCTTCTGCCTATCGGTGCGTATGAGCCTCGTTGGTTCATGAAGGATGCGCACATCAATCCCGCGGAAGCCGTGCAGGCCCATCAGGATCTCGGGGCCACGCGAAGTCTCGGCATGCATTACGGCTGCTGGCAGCTGACGGATGAAGCCATAGATCGGCCGGTTCAGGATTTGCATGAGGCCCTGCGTGCTGCGCAAATTCCAAGCGCGGATTTTGAAGCGGCCGTGGTCGGAAGAACTTATCGGTTTCGTCCCGACTCTCCGTAA
- a CDS encoding alpha/beta hydrolase, with protein MRALAILIFAASATSCATHPCTWSDVYEKSSHCENDVCAPPPPEHGPGSANSPHASVQRLVLGKDASDPLHTVIYIPAAPQPTTAPVVLFLHGYFDAEPEPYEVMLQHIARKGFIVIYPSYGHPLKPQEWAQNARDAMQKALSTLEQETAVKADRNRVAFIGHSIGGILALHLAQKNQSDPAFALPQPRLIITLDAAGSTSLAYPFISIDKDSLSRLPKETWLLLVMAEETYQYREKDPEKCADQTKPPTENCSSFALNRLAFLKSDKIPLAHKSALMIPSDQEGDVQLRSEHNAVQGDCGFFAKPIDAVDTWGYWKLTVGALSHVLLQDPRDYAFAESENRRAFGTWSNGRKARPITSLRSCFLQGDCPP; from the coding sequence ATGCGGGCCCTGGCTATCCTCATTTTCGCAGCGTCTGCCACATCCTGTGCCACTCACCCCTGCACCTGGTCGGATGTTTATGAAAAATCCTCTCACTGCGAGAATGATGTGTGTGCTCCGCCTCCACCGGAGCACGGGCCTGGATCAGCCAATTCCCCTCACGCATCCGTTCAGCGCCTTGTTCTTGGCAAGGATGCCTCCGATCCTTTGCATACTGTTATCTATATTCCTGCCGCACCGCAGCCTACCACAGCGCCCGTTGTTCTTTTTTTGCATGGATATTTCGATGCCGAGCCGGAACCTTATGAGGTCATGCTGCAGCATATCGCCCGCAAAGGTTTCATTGTCATCTATCCGAGCTATGGACATCCCCTGAAGCCTCAGGAATGGGCCCAGAATGCACGCGATGCGATGCAGAAGGCTCTCAGCACTCTGGAGCAGGAAACCGCGGTCAAAGCCGATCGCAACCGCGTGGCCTTTATCGGGCATTCGATTGGTGGCATCCTCGCTCTGCACCTTGCGCAAAAAAACCAAAGCGATCCTGCATTCGCTCTGCCCCAGCCCCGTCTGATTATTACGCTCGACGCAGCAGGCAGCACATCCCTCGCCTATCCGTTTATATCTATAGATAAGGATAGTCTCAGTCGTTTACCCAAGGAGACCTGGCTTCTTCTGGTTATGGCAGAGGAAACTTATCAATACCGAGAGAAGGATCCCGAAAAATGCGCGGATCAAACCAAACCGCCCACGGAAAACTGCAGCTCGTTCGCTCTCAATCGTTTAGCGTTTCTCAAAAGTGATAAAATTCCGCTCGCGCATAAATCAGCTTTGATGATTCCGAGCGATCAGGAAGGTGACGTTCAGCTCCGCTCCGAGCATAACGCTGTCCAGGGTGATTGCGGCTTCTTCGCGAAGCCCATTGATGCCGTCGATACCTGGGGCTACTGGAAGCTCACCGTCGGGGCTCTATCGCATGTCCTGCTGCAAGATCCTCGTGATTATGCCTTTGCTGAAAGCGAAAACCGACGCGCCTTCGGCACCTGGAGCAACGGCCGCAAAGCCCGTCCGATCACTTCACTCCGATCCTGTTTTCTGCAAGGCGACTGCCCACCCTGA
- a CDS encoding zinc dependent phospholipase C family protein, whose protein sequence is MRRLFGVVIALGLSVSSSLLASGMTLHIWMAEKAANEYVQIPELRAFLQEQAAAYKNGSIFPDSGYTINHPFGEYAHWHNFLNAYYDEINERCPELSSGPCRKAFAHMLGSLAHSLGDVNFDRHFVTAEADHDHGGDIDKAQTFTDPGCDFLAILEHKRGFKIPDLDLPMDELIGAFARGGEVAVTAEEMKKGAAIQKLALVGEPLGSPFTYLYYKSRMPWASKNYLDARGGVNDTARRIAYAWELVWIRYHRQESTADLFNSVGGWPFVDFYIADQLMEDF, encoded by the coding sequence ATGCGTCGATTGTTCGGTGTCGTGATCGCACTCGGCCTCTCTGTTTCCAGTAGTCTTTTGGCGTCGGGCATGACGCTGCATATCTGGATGGCGGAAAAGGCTGCGAATGAATACGTTCAGATTCCTGAACTGCGCGCCTTCCTTCAGGAACAGGCCGCCGCTTATAAAAACGGTTCGATCTTCCCCGATTCGGGCTACACCATCAATCATCCTTTCGGCGAATATGCCCACTGGCACAATTTTTTGAACGCCTACTATGATGAAATCAATGAACGCTGCCCCGAACTGAGCAGCGGGCCTTGTCGGAAGGCCTTTGCTCACATGCTCGGGTCCCTGGCCCATAGCCTGGGGGATGTGAATTTCGATCGGCACTTCGTCACAGCGGAAGCCGACCACGATCACGGCGGGGATATCGACAAGGCCCAGACCTTCACCGATCCAGGCTGCGATTTTCTGGCTATTTTGGAGCATAAGCGCGGTTTTAAAATCCCCGATCTCGATCTGCCAATGGATGAACTTATCGGGGCTTTCGCGCGCGGTGGTGAGGTCGCGGTCACAGCCGAGGAAATGAAAAAGGGTGCGGCCATTCAAAAACTGGCGTTGGTCGGCGAGCCTTTGGGCAGTCCCTTCACCTATCTCTATTACAAAAGCAGGATGCCCTGGGCGTCGAAAAACTATCTGGACGCTCGCGGCGGCGTGAATGATACCGCACGGCGCATAGCCTATGCCTGGGAACTTGTATGGATTCGCTATCATCGGCAGGAATCCACCGCGGATCTTTTCAACTCCGTCGGTGGCTGGCCCTTTGTCGATTTTTATATAGCCGATCAGCTGATGGAGGACTTTTAA
- a CDS encoding metallophosphoesterase: protein MRRLLNPFALVLTTLLAAGYSYLALRLFESTAARLLLALPVICIWIIPVFFWSRNKEVHTERDEILQGVAYVCMGWLNFLMVLTLMRDAAWLLSHWFLPGEWAVRLMNPGSIIVVIASLVALILGMLIAFGGPRVVEIDVPVDNLDPAFDGFRIAQISDLHVSFIIRRPYVQSVVDKVNALKADLVVLTGDIVDGSVQKLKTYVEPLASLAPAAQRYLILGNHEYYAGVRSWIDHFRTLGLNVLLNEYQTIHHNGSTLHLGGVVDPAGTAMGEGPSPEKALGPDGLRILLAHNPKLAGASAPLGYDLMLSGHTHAGQFYPWNLAVRLVHAPHVVGLSREGKMWVYVNPGTGSWGPPIRLGTRPELTLIRLVRARPA, encoded by the coding sequence ATGCGTCGTCTTCTGAATCCTTTCGCTTTGGTCCTCACCACTCTCCTGGCCGCTGGCTATTCGTATCTGGCTCTGCGCCTGTTCGAAAGCACCGCAGCGCGCCTTCTTCTGGCCTTGCCCGTGATCTGTATCTGGATCATTCCGGTTTTCTTCTGGAGCCGTAACAAGGAAGTCCATACCGAACGCGACGAAATCCTGCAGGGCGTGGCCTATGTTTGCATGGGCTGGCTGAATTTCCTGATGGTGCTGACGTTGATGCGTGATGCCGCCTGGCTTTTGAGCCACTGGTTTTTGCCGGGTGAATGGGCCGTGCGGCTTATGAATCCGGGGTCCATCATCGTGGTCATCGCGTCCTTAGTGGCTTTGATCCTTGGCATGCTGATCGCCTTCGGGGGACCGCGCGTTGTGGAGATCGATGTTCCGGTCGATAACTTGGATCCTGCCTTTGATGGCTTTCGCATCGCGCAAATCAGCGATCTGCATGTCAGCTTCATCATTCGCCGTCCCTATGTGCAGAGCGTGGTGGATAAGGTCAACGCTTTAAAAGCCGACCTCGTGGTCCTGACCGGCGACATCGTCGATGGCAGCGTGCAGAAACTAAAAACCTATGTGGAGCCCCTCGCCTCGCTGGCCCCGGCCGCGCAGCGTTATCTGATCCTTGGCAATCATGAATACTATGCCGGCGTTCGATCATGGATCGATCACTTCAGGACTCTGGGGCTCAATGTTCTCCTGAACGAATATCAGACCATTCATCATAATGGTTCCACCCTCCATCTGGGAGGCGTCGTCGATCCCGCCGGCACTGCGATGGGTGAAGGGCCCAGCCCGGAAAAAGCCCTCGGTCCCGACGGTCTGCGCATCCTCCTGGCCCACAATCCCAAACTCGCGGGAGCCTCGGCGCCTTTGGGTTACGATCTGATGCTGTCCGGTCACACGCACGCCGGGCAGTTCTATCCCTGGAACCTCGCTGTTCGCCTCGTGCATGCTCCGCATGTCGTCGGCCTTTCGCGTGAAGGGAAAATGTGGGTGTATGTGAATCCCGGCACGGGCAGCTGGGGACCACCGATTCGCCTGGGAACAAGACCTGAATTAACTCTGATCCGTCTTGTGAGGGCCCGGCCCGCATGA
- a CDS encoding 7TM diverse intracellular signaling domain-containing protein: MRRFLIWIAFWLGLGPAVALAALELPVIDLARVQAKQGLFLGARLSFWENQSEPLDPSQVFEGRYDGNFVPSAKDIPGPTFIKGELWLRIVIHNPEASPQSLMLESRYALTDHISFYQKDPDGRMQVDHQGDRNELRTDPFPFRSPTFTVKAYPGTNVYYLRTESRGTNILSLYLWREAAFKGHHFVDTLIIGGLFGFLIALFFYNSFLALSLRSRTYAYYTLFLLCMILLQIAMQNIWPYLVQPRISAWLENEGYVVVGSLTNFSGILFTIYFLSLKKTAPGFLNFFRGLLLFALAPILLTPFIDFNTLTRIVSVTVGIGSLCMIITSVVAMIRGYKPAAYYFLASVTFLAANIFLTFNLLGIYHAPHVIQYGNFIGLVMQGLLMSLAVGHRVQFIRAQANRLIRGLNEELQNHLAQVEGLVAERTETIRTILDNVASGFVIVAPNGTIVKGFSQSCHQLLGRILQEGQRFSELLELDPFRKKIWDLAWSQIFQDTMPASVSLAQLPSAIKQGGRSLRLDCKILRDETGGIKNLLFTIQDVTELKKQKREARRHRILIKILQDIEAFRQFIHHSYDFIGRLKASVDAREQAFLLHTLKGNSMVFGLQAIAKRLHRLEEGRQLSAADLQTLENMFRDFLSAHDTILKTVWGPNSQHETRVTLTQLQQLENLVDKRQEPTLQQDVRGWIQDVLAKPVHMIVQPIVDSSQSLAFRLNRPVTIQVIGGEVRVRSHKEEMALEFLVHILRNAIVHGLDEDRERLGKNPKAHIHVEFSESPEALRLVIRDDGRGFDRSYWEERAQELTGKPAAAISRLSWVDLIEVVSRGGHSTQKSVSMEAGRGVGLEGVIQAIRELGGHIHLESTSGHGSTVELEIKRQLTHEAA; the protein is encoded by the coding sequence ATGCGCAGATTTTTAATTTGGATAGCCTTCTGGCTGGGCCTTGGTCCGGCTGTGGCGCTTGCTGCGCTTGAGCTTCCTGTTATCGATCTGGCGCGCGTTCAGGCTAAGCAAGGGCTATTCCTGGGGGCGCGGCTGTCTTTTTGGGAAAACCAAAGCGAACCTCTCGATCCTTCCCAGGTGTTCGAAGGCCGCTATGATGGCAATTTTGTGCCTTCCGCAAAGGATATTCCGGGCCCCACCTTCATCAAGGGTGAACTGTGGCTGCGGATTGTCATTCATAATCCCGAAGCCAGCCCGCAGTCTTTGATGCTTGAAAGCCGTTATGCGCTGACCGATCACATCAGCTTCTATCAGAAAGATCCGGATGGCCGCATGCAGGTGGACCACCAGGGGGACCGCAACGAGCTTCGCACCGATCCCTTTCCTTTCCGCAGCCCGACCTTTACGGTGAAAGCCTATCCCGGGACCAACGTCTATTACCTCCGCACCGAGTCTCGCGGCACGAATATCCTTTCGCTCTATCTATGGCGCGAAGCCGCCTTCAAAGGTCATCATTTCGTCGATACCCTGATCATTGGCGGGCTGTTCGGCTTTTTGATCGCGCTCTTTTTCTATAACAGCTTCCTGGCCCTTTCGCTGCGCAGCCGGACTTATGCCTATTACACTCTCTTTCTGCTCTGCATGATCCTCCTGCAAATCGCGATGCAAAACATTTGGCCCTATCTGGTCCAGCCGCGGATATCCGCCTGGCTGGAAAATGAAGGCTATGTCGTCGTGGGGTCTTTGACCAATTTTTCCGGTATCCTTTTCACCATCTACTTTCTTTCCCTTAAAAAAACCGCGCCCGGATTCCTGAATTTTTTTCGCGGCCTTCTGCTCTTTGCGCTGGCTCCCATCCTGCTGACGCCTTTCATCGACTTCAATACGCTGACCCGGATTGTCAGCGTCACCGTGGGGATTGGCTCGCTGTGCATGATCATTACCAGTGTCGTGGCCATGATCCGGGGCTACAAACCGGCAGCTTATTATTTTCTGGCTTCGGTCACCTTCCTGGCGGCCAATATCTTTTTGACCTTCAACCTGCTTGGCATTTATCACGCCCCGCATGTGATTCAGTATGGAAACTTCATCGGCCTTGTCATGCAGGGCCTTTTGATGTCGCTCGCCGTGGGTCATCGCGTGCAGTTCATCAGGGCTCAGGCGAATCGCTTGATTCGCGGGCTCAATGAAGAGCTGCAGAATCATCTGGCTCAAGTCGAAGGCCTCGTCGCGGAACGGACCGAAACCATTCGCACCATCCTCGATAACGTGGCCAGCGGTTTTGTGATCGTGGCACCGAATGGGACGATCGTGAAAGGCTTCTCGCAATCCTGCCATCAGCTTTTGGGTCGGATTCTGCAAGAGGGGCAGCGTTTTTCCGAACTGCTCGAACTGGATCCCTTTCGCAAAAAAATCTGGGATCTGGCCTGGTCGCAGATCTTTCAGGATACGATGCCGGCCAGCGTTTCCCTAGCTCAGCTCCCTTCAGCCATCAAACAAGGCGGACGCTCGTTGCGCCTGGACTGCAAGATCCTGAGGGACGAAACCGGGGGCATCAAAAACCTTCTCTTCACCATTCAGGATGTCACCGAACTCAAAAAGCAAAAACGCGAGGCCAGACGCCATCGCATTCTGATTAAGATCCTGCAGGACATCGAAGCCTTCCGCCAGTTCATTCATCACAGCTATGATTTCATCGGCCGCCTCAAGGCCTCTGTGGATGCAAGGGAGCAGGCTTTCCTGCTTCATACGCTCAAGGGCAACAGCATGGTCTTCGGACTGCAGGCGATCGCAAAGCGCCTGCACAGACTTGAAGAAGGCCGTCAGCTGAGTGCCGCTGACCTTCAAACCCTGGAAAATATGTTCCGGGATTTCCTGTCGGCGCATGACACCATACTGAAAACAGTCTGGGGCCCGAATAGCCAGCACGAAACACGCGTGACGCTGACTCAGCTGCAGCAGCTGGAAAACCTGGTCGATAAGCGCCAGGAGCCCACGCTTCAGCAGGACGTAAGGGGCTGGATCCAGGACGTGCTCGCCAAACCCGTGCATATGATAGTCCAGCCTATCGTGGACAGTTCCCAGAGCCTCGCGTTTCGTCTGAACCGTCCCGTCACGATTCAGGTCATCGGCGGTGAGGTGCGGGTGCGTTCCCATAAGGAAGAGATGGCTCTGGAGTTTTTGGTTCATATCCTCAGAAATGCCATCGTGCATGGCCTCGATGAAGATCGCGAGCGTCTCGGCAAGAATCCGAAAGCCCATATCCATGTCGAATTCAGTGAAAGCCCGGAGGCTTTGCGTCTGGTCATCCGGGACGATGGACGAGGCTTCGATCGGAGTTATTGGGAAGAACGCGCCCAGGAGCTTACAGGCAAGCCAGCGGCTGCGATCAGTCGCCTAAGCTGGGTCGATCTGATTGAAGTCGTGAGCCGTGGGGGGCATAGCACCCAAAAATCAGTCAGCATGGAAGCCGGCCGCGGCGTGGGGCTGGAAGGCGTGATTCAAGCGATTCGCGAACTGGGTGGACATATTCATCTGGAATCCACCTCTGGCCACGGCAGCACCGTGGAACTGGAAATCAAGCGTCAGCTCACGCATGAGGCCGCTTGA